A part of Streptomyces sp. NBC_01451 genomic DNA contains:
- a CDS encoding enoyl-CoA hydratase/isomerase family protein yields MGEADSVLTVTADGDVRVVTLNRPDSLNGVSEELHRLLAEVWRELADDPKARAVVLTGAGRAFSAGGDFGHLRRHHTDPELRERSIRLDRTIQTEMIRFPLPVVAAVNGPAVGLGCSLALGCDLVLMADDAYLADPHISVGLVAGDGGVTLWPLLTSLLRVKEYLFTGDRIPAATAVRLGLANRVVPAADLRQEALTLAHRLAAQPPEALRATKAALAVVVEQATRGGMEAALLAERATMTSPDHIRIVGELASRAERRSNGGEG; encoded by the coding sequence ATGGGCGAGGCCGACTCCGTCCTGACCGTGACCGCCGACGGCGATGTCCGTGTCGTCACCCTGAACAGGCCCGACAGCCTCAACGGGGTCTCCGAGGAGTTGCACCGGCTACTCGCCGAGGTGTGGCGGGAGCTGGCGGACGATCCCAAGGCGCGGGCCGTCGTTCTCACCGGCGCGGGACGGGCGTTCAGCGCGGGCGGCGACTTCGGCCATCTGCGCCGCCATCACACCGACCCCGAACTGCGGGAACGGTCGATCCGCCTCGACCGGACGATCCAGACGGAGATGATCCGCTTCCCGCTGCCCGTCGTCGCGGCGGTCAACGGCCCGGCGGTGGGCCTCGGTTGCAGCCTCGCACTGGGCTGCGACCTGGTGCTGATGGCCGACGACGCCTACCTCGCGGACCCGCACATCTCGGTGGGCCTGGTGGCCGGCGACGGCGGAGTCACCCTCTGGCCCCTGCTCACGAGCCTGCTCCGGGTGAAGGAGTACCTCTTCACCGGGGATCGCATTCCCGCCGCGACGGCGGTGCGACTCGGCCTGGCCAACCGGGTCGTACCGGCCGCCGACCTCCGCCAGGAGGCGCTGACGCTGGCCCACCGGCTGGCGGCTCAGCCCCCGGAGGCGCTGCGGGCGACGAAGGCGGCGCTGGCCGTGGTGGTCGAACAGGCGACCCGTGGCGGCATGGAGGCGGCCCTGCTGGCGGAACGGGCCACGATGACCAGCCCCGACCACATCCGGATCGTCGGCGAACTGGCGTCGCGGGCGGAGCGCCGGTCGAACGGCGGGGAGGGATAG
- a CDS encoding VOC family protein has protein sequence MRRIALVTLVVDDYDEAIRFYTGALGFRLAEDTPRPDGSRWVVVEPGATGAGTGEPGTGLVLARAKGEEQRARIGDQTGGRVGFFLHTGDFARDHARMTAAGVTFLEEPRHEPYGSVAVFQDLYGNRWDLLQPATD, from the coding sequence ATGAGACGCATCGCCCTGGTCACCCTCGTCGTCGACGACTACGACGAGGCGATCCGCTTCTACACCGGCGCGCTCGGCTTCCGGCTCGCCGAGGACACCCCGCGCCCCGACGGCTCCCGCTGGGTCGTCGTCGAACCGGGCGCCACAGGAGCGGGAACCGGAGAGCCGGGCACCGGCCTGGTGCTCGCCCGGGCCAAGGGCGAGGAGCAGCGTGCCCGGATCGGCGACCAGACCGGCGGTCGCGTCGGCTTCTTCCTGCACACCGGCGACTTCGCCCGCGACCACGCCCGGATGACCGCCGCCGGCGTGACCTTCCTGGAGGAACCGCGCCACGAGCCGTACGGCTCCGTGGCCGTCTTCCAGGACCTGTACGGCAACCGCTGGGACCTCCTCCAGCCCGCCACGGACTGA
- a CDS encoding phosphatase PAP2 family protein produces MNREHAVAKAGTPALGSLVAFVLLTLLAVTVAVRGGGTLVGDRDLLEWSLAHRPDLAVTLARMVTHTGTGFVPYVLAALAGHLLGRTARQRIQAAAACLVCLVAAQAVRFSVMALLSRPRPATAHWATDAGHWSFPSGHTTTSAITAGLLVLAVRRRAPRGRYLLVAAVGCWGVLVGLTRVYLGVHWFSDVVGGWLFAVWWLGLAAYGVTRFAPDAWAEVPRGEGTLRPAAMPSPAIPGPETEVRFIRGKVVIASESDCGAPPPSVVLPGVECQVRAAEADRIPLPPERDVSQR; encoded by the coding sequence GTGAACCGTGAGCATGCCGTCGCGAAGGCCGGGACCCCCGCCCTGGGGAGCCTGGTCGCCTTTGTGCTGCTGACGCTGCTCGCCGTCACGGTCGCGGTGCGGGGCGGCGGCACCCTCGTCGGTGACCGCGATCTGCTGGAGTGGTCGCTCGCCCACCGTCCCGACCTGGCCGTCACCCTCGCCCGGATGGTGACCCACACCGGCACGGGCTTCGTTCCTTACGTCCTGGCCGCCCTGGCCGGCCACCTGCTCGGCCGGACGGCACGGCAGCGCATCCAGGCAGCCGCCGCCTGTCTCGTCTGCCTGGTCGCCGCCCAGGCGGTGCGGTTCTCGGTGATGGCACTGCTGTCCCGGCCCCGGCCCGCCACCGCGCACTGGGCGACGGACGCAGGCCACTGGTCGTTCCCCTCGGGCCACACCACCACGTCGGCCATCACCGCCGGACTGCTCGTCCTGGCCGTCCGGAGACGGGCGCCGCGCGGCCGGTACCTGCTCGTCGCCGCGGTCGGCTGCTGGGGCGTGCTGGTCGGGCTGACCAGGGTCTATCTGGGCGTCCACTGGTTCTCGGACGTGGTCGGCGGCTGGCTGTTCGCCGTATGGTGGCTGGGCCTGGCGGCGTACGGGGTGACGCGCTTCGCACCGGACGCGTGGGCGGAGGTGCCGCGCGGCGAGGGGACCCTGCGGCCGGCGGCGATGCCGTCGCCCGCCATACCGGGGCCGGAAACAGAGGTCAGATTCATCCGTGGCAAGGTGGTGATCGCGTCGGAGTCCGACTGCGGCGCACCCCCACCGAGCGTTGTCCTACCAGGAGTTGAGTGCCAGGTCCGAGCTGCCGAAGCCGACCGGATCCCCCTCCCTCCAGAACGTGACGTTTCCCAGCGCTGA
- a CDS encoding aldo/keto reductase → MTSEAITADAAGTWKLGDLTVNRLGFGAMRLTGSAAFHLGTPSDRERSLAVLRKAVELGVNHIDTAAFYFSALRSANELINSALAPYGDDLVIVTKVGPYRDYAGEWATAARPDQLRGHVEENLRQLGRDHLDVVNLRRLEQDSVAEHFGALAELREAGLIRHLGISGIEPKHLAEAREIAPVVCVQNRYALDRPDPEGDELLRLCGESGIAFVPFFAVAGSGGARGAADTHDDAVLAVARAHGASPAQIRLAWSLHQGAHVLAIPGTGNPEHVVDNVAAGALRLTDEELARLGASHHS, encoded by the coding sequence ATGACCTCGGAAGCGATCACCGCGGACGCCGCGGGCACCTGGAAACTCGGCGATCTCACCGTCAACCGGCTCGGATTCGGAGCCATGCGGCTCACCGGCAGCGCGGCCTTCCACCTCGGCACGCCCAGCGACCGCGAACGGTCGCTGGCCGTGCTGCGGAAGGCCGTGGAACTCGGCGTCAACCACATCGACACCGCCGCCTTCTACTTCTCCGCGCTGCGCTCCGCCAACGAACTCATCAACAGCGCGCTGGCGCCGTACGGGGACGACCTCGTCATCGTCACCAAGGTCGGCCCGTACCGCGACTACGCGGGGGAGTGGGCCACCGCTGCCCGCCCCGACCAACTGCGGGGCCACGTCGAGGAGAACCTGCGCCAGCTCGGCCGCGACCACCTCGACGTGGTCAACCTGCGGAGGCTGGAACAGGACTCCGTCGCCGAGCACTTCGGAGCGCTCGCCGAGCTGCGTGAGGCCGGTCTGATCCGCCACCTCGGCATCTCCGGCATCGAGCCGAAGCACCTCGCCGAGGCACGGGAGATCGCCCCGGTGGTGTGCGTGCAGAACCGGTACGCACTGGACCGTCCCGACCCCGAGGGCGACGAACTCCTGCGGCTGTGCGGGGAGTCGGGCATCGCCTTCGTGCCCTTCTTCGCCGTCGCGGGCAGCGGCGGAGCCCGGGGCGCAGCCGACACCCACGACGACGCGGTGCTCGCCGTCGCCCGCGCGCACGGCGCGAGCCCCGCCCAGATCCGCCTCGCCTGGAGCCTGCACCAGGGGGCGCACGTGCTCGCCATCCCGGGCACGGGCAACCCGGAGCACGTCGTGGACAACGTGGCGGCGGGCGCGTTGCGGCTGACGGACGAGGAGTTGGCCCGCCTCGGCGCGTCACACCACTCGTAA
- a CDS encoding FadR/GntR family transcriptional regulator, which produces MQSAGHSASDPRFDVVRVPKASDVLAAEVRERILSGEFTEGMALPPERQLVDQTGLSRATVREALRILEVERLVRIRPGRGGGAFVHRPGHESVTNTVRLVIRGQQIRLEALHETREAIEPTCAALAAKRRTPADLTELDAAHAELLAADDDVPRFLRANVRWHTAVAKAGDNELLIGFMTALSQSIYAATDIDRFMDTEIREVTARAHARINEAIRAQNGPAAMRRMTRHVCGFARAAAEVDQRQRVGLPEPGDD; this is translated from the coding sequence GTGCAGAGCGCCGGACATTCCGCCAGTGACCCGCGCTTCGACGTGGTGAGGGTGCCCAAGGCGTCGGACGTGCTGGCCGCCGAGGTGCGTGAGCGGATCCTCTCCGGCGAGTTCACCGAGGGGATGGCGCTGCCGCCGGAGCGTCAACTGGTCGACCAGACGGGGCTGAGCCGGGCGACGGTGCGCGAGGCACTGCGCATCCTCGAAGTCGAACGGCTGGTGCGCATCAGGCCGGGCCGCGGCGGCGGCGCCTTCGTGCACCGGCCGGGCCACGAGTCGGTGACGAACACGGTACGGCTGGTCATCCGGGGGCAGCAGATCAGACTGGAGGCGCTGCACGAGACGCGCGAGGCCATCGAGCCGACGTGCGCCGCGCTGGCCGCGAAGCGGCGTACGCCGGCCGATCTGACCGAACTCGACGCCGCGCACGCCGAGTTGTTGGCCGCCGACGACGACGTCCCGCGCTTTCTGCGGGCCAACGTCCGCTGGCACACGGCCGTGGCGAAGGCGGGCGACAACGAGTTGCTGATCGGTTTCATGACCGCGCTCTCGCAGTCGATCTACGCGGCCACGGACATCGACCGGTTCATGGACACGGAGATCCGCGAGGTCACCGCCCGTGCGCACGCGCGGATCAACGAGGCGATCCGGGCACAGAACGGGCCCGCCGCCATGCGGCGCATGACCCGGCACGTGTGCGGGTTCGCCCGCGCGGCGGCCGAGGTGGACCAGCGGCAGCGGGTGGGTCTGCCCGAACCGGGCGACGACTGA
- a CDS encoding acyl-CoA dehydrogenase family protein, whose amino-acid sequence MDFELTEDQETIRKAVAGLLRDFDDRYWMEKDRDHEFPAEFYDAVARGGWLGLTVPEEYGGHGLGITEATLLLEEVARSGGGMNAASAIHLSIFGMQPVVVHGSAELKRRTLPRVATGDLHVCFGVTEPGAGLDTTSITTYARRDGGHYVVNGRKVWISKAMESEKILLLTRTSKIGEVARKTDGMTLFLTDLDRAHVDVRPIPKMGRNAVTSNELFIDDLRVPVEDRVGEEGQGFRYLLDGLNPERMLIAAEALGIGRVALDKAVQYGKERVVFDRPIGMNQGVQFPLADSLARLDAAELVLRKATWLYDHGRPCGREANTAKYLCADAGFTAADRALQTHGGMGYSEEYHVARYFREARLMRIAPISQEMILNYLGSHVLGLPRSY is encoded by the coding sequence GTGGACTTCGAGCTGACCGAAGATCAGGAAACGATCCGCAAGGCCGTCGCCGGACTCCTGCGCGACTTCGACGACCGGTACTGGATGGAGAAGGACCGGGACCACGAGTTCCCGGCCGAGTTCTACGACGCCGTCGCGCGCGGCGGCTGGCTGGGGCTCACGGTCCCCGAGGAGTACGGCGGCCACGGCCTCGGCATCACCGAGGCCACGCTGCTCCTGGAGGAGGTCGCGCGGTCGGGCGGCGGGATGAACGCGGCCAGCGCGATCCACCTGTCGATCTTCGGGATGCAGCCCGTGGTGGTGCACGGCTCCGCGGAGCTCAAGCGCCGCACCCTTCCCCGTGTCGCCACCGGCGACCTCCACGTCTGCTTCGGCGTGACCGAGCCGGGGGCAGGACTGGACACGACAAGCATCACGACGTACGCGCGCCGGGACGGCGGCCACTACGTGGTGAACGGCCGCAAGGTGTGGATCTCGAAGGCGATGGAGTCGGAGAAGATCCTGTTGCTGACGCGGACGTCGAAGATCGGCGAGGTCGCCAGGAAGACCGACGGGATGACGCTCTTCCTCACCGATCTCGACCGCGCCCACGTCGACGTCCGCCCCATCCCGAAGATGGGCCGCAACGCCGTCACCTCGAACGAGCTGTTCATCGACGACCTGCGGGTGCCCGTGGAGGACCGGGTCGGCGAGGAGGGCCAGGGGTTCCGCTATCTCCTCGACGGGCTCAATCCGGAGCGGATGCTGATCGCCGCCGAGGCGCTGGGCATCGGGCGGGTGGCGCTCGACAAGGCTGTTCAGTACGGCAAGGAGCGGGTCGTGTTCGACCGGCCCATCGGCATGAACCAGGGCGTGCAGTTCCCACTCGCGGACTCGCTGGCCCGGCTGGACGCGGCCGAGCTGGTGCTGCGCAAGGCGACCTGGCTGTACGACCACGGGCGGCCGTGCGGGCGTGAGGCCAACACCGCCAAGTACCTGTGCGCGGACGCGGGGTTCACGGCGGCGGACCGGGCGCTGCAGACGCACGGCGGGATGGGCTACTCCGAGGAGTACCACGTGGCCCGCTACTTCCGTGAGGCGCGGCTGATGCGGATCGCGCCGATCAGCCAGGAAATGATCCTCAACTATCTCGGCTCCCATGTGCTGGGGCTGCCGAGGAGCTACTGA
- a CDS encoding SDR family NAD(P)-dependent oxidoreductase translates to MSDNSGLFGLAGRSALVTGAAGGIGAAVAQALARAGAAVLVTDVDGDAAAAVAGRIGAAGLTADSAALDVRDRAAADAAAARAAGLAGGTLHIVVNNAGVTAPAMFDKLAEDDFRRIVDIHLMGTFHCSQAALPFLPEDGTGRIINVTSSAGLVGTLGQVNYSAAKAGVVGLTKSLARELARRQILVNALAPLAATPMTETIRTNEKFAAPMLARIPLGRWATPEEIAGSFVFLASDAASFITGQVLPVDGGLVM, encoded by the coding sequence ATGAGCGACAACAGTGGACTGTTCGGTCTGGCGGGCCGGTCCGCGCTGGTCACCGGGGCGGCGGGCGGAATCGGCGCCGCTGTCGCCCAGGCGCTCGCGCGCGCCGGGGCCGCCGTGCTGGTGACGGACGTGGACGGGGACGCGGCTGCCGCCGTCGCCGGGAGGATCGGCGCCGCCGGACTGACGGCGGACAGCGCCGCCCTCGACGTGCGTGACCGGGCCGCCGCCGATGCCGCGGCGGCGCGGGCGGCCGGACTGGCGGGCGGGACGCTGCACATCGTCGTCAACAACGCGGGGGTCACCGCGCCCGCCATGTTCGACAAGCTGGCGGAGGACGACTTCCGGCGGATCGTCGACATCCATCTGATGGGGACCTTCCACTGCTCCCAGGCGGCGCTGCCCTTCCTCCCGGAGGACGGCACGGGGCGGATCATCAACGTGACGTCGTCGGCCGGTCTCGTCGGGACGCTCGGTCAGGTGAACTACTCCGCCGCGAAGGCGGGCGTCGTCGGGCTCACCAAGTCGCTGGCGCGTGAACTGGCGCGCCGGCAGATCCTGGTGAACGCGCTGGCACCGCTCGCCGCGACACCGATGACGGAGACGATCCGCACCAACGAGAAGTTCGCGGCTCCCATGCTCGCGCGCATCCCGCTGGGCCGCTGGGCGACGCCCGAGGAGATCGCCGGGAGCTTCGTCTTCCTCGCCTCGGACGCCGCGTCCTTCATCACCGGGCAGGTGCTGCCGGTGGACGGGGGCCTGGTCATGTGA
- a CDS encoding dienelactone hydrolase family protein, producing MTFPSADTSAHGCPALPPSGSGPGVSVFQEWWGLTDHIADVTDRLAQEDFKEQSGITPDLRVHPADHAFFNDSRPVYDAESAARAWESTVPFLKEQVR from the coding sequence GTGACGTTTCCCAGCGCTGACACCAGCGCGCACGGCTGTCCGGCGTTGCCGCCGTCCGGCAGCGGACCCGGCGTCAGCGTCTTCCAGGAGTGGTGGGGCCTGACCGACCACATCGCGGACGTCACCGACCGGCTCGCGCAGGAGGACTTCAAGGAACAGTCCGGCATCACCCCGGACCTGCGTGTCCACCCGGCCGACCACGCCTTCTTCAACGACTCCCGCCCGGTGTACGACGCCGAGTCGGCGGCCCGGGCGTGGGAGAGCACGGTGCCGTTCCTCAAGGAGCAGGTGCGCTGA
- a CDS encoding RICIN domain-containing protein — MPTPRTALLTATAALATAVAAPAPPAAAAPVPAAGAYYVQSATTGLNAADDAGAVEQHRPKGNEDHQQWTLRASGTSYLLESTDTAGSCLGRSGDQARTVACTSADAAWEITPSGTDQYTLKAPGTTRYLTVAAKPSGANYPDQLAVGGAGGLAAWYLTPVAPTVAPMPPADQRTLDQVTFLTAHNAYANGVDGGFAPPFVNFVPNQSRGINQQLADGVRGFMLDIHQTSDGAILCHNSCTLVGSPVALWVDLQRMVDFLKQNPTQVVTVFLEDYVDPGVLRGELARVSGLSDVLYRPDQTGVRQNGWPKIADLVAANDRLLIFTDHSRSADQTAGLTRDTFGVMYQREWTVENYWSMGGGIGTSDWSCYSRWYGADSNTPLTRTEGAFKPLFVMNHFRDVAIASTASNDNTKLADRAQRFCRPAARKKPNFLAVDRYDLGDPASAVATLNTYVYP, encoded by the coding sequence ATGCCGACCCCCCGCACCGCTCTGCTCACCGCAACAGCCGCCTTGGCGACGGCGGTTGCCGCCCCCGCACCTCCCGCAGCCGCCGCCCCCGTTCCGGCCGCCGGCGCCTACTACGTCCAGAGCGCCACCACCGGACTCAACGCCGCCGACGACGCCGGAGCCGTCGAACAGCACCGGCCCAAGGGGAACGAGGACCACCAGCAGTGGACCCTGCGCGCGAGCGGAACCTCGTACCTCCTGGAGAGCACCGACACCGCGGGCTCCTGCCTCGGCCGCTCCGGTGACCAGGCCAGGACCGTCGCCTGTACGAGCGCCGACGCGGCCTGGGAGATCACTCCGTCCGGCACCGACCAGTACACCCTCAAGGCTCCGGGGACCACCCGCTACCTGACGGTCGCCGCCAAGCCGTCCGGCGCCAACTACCCCGACCAGCTTGCCGTCGGCGGTGCGGGCGGCCTGGCCGCCTGGTACCTCACCCCGGTCGCCCCCACCGTCGCCCCGATGCCGCCCGCCGACCAGCGGACCCTGGACCAGGTCACGTTCCTCACCGCACACAACGCCTACGCCAACGGCGTCGACGGCGGCTTCGCCCCGCCCTTCGTGAACTTCGTCCCCAACCAGTCGCGTGGCATCAACCAGCAACTCGCCGACGGGGTGCGGGGGTTCATGCTGGACATCCACCAGACCTCCGACGGCGCGATCCTCTGCCACAACAGCTGCACCCTCGTCGGCAGCCCGGTCGCCCTCTGGGTCGACCTCCAGCGGATGGTCGACTTCCTCAAGCAGAACCCCACCCAGGTCGTCACCGTCTTCCTGGAGGACTACGTCGACCCCGGCGTGCTGCGCGGCGAACTCGCACGCGTCAGCGGCCTGTCGGACGTCCTCTACCGGCCCGACCAGACCGGCGTACGCCAGAACGGCTGGCCGAAGATCGCCGATCTCGTCGCCGCCAACGACCGGCTGCTGATCTTCACCGACCACAGCCGCTCCGCCGACCAGACCGCAGGCCTCACCCGCGACACCTTCGGTGTGATGTACCAGCGCGAATGGACCGTGGAGAACTACTGGTCCATGGGCGGCGGCATCGGCACCTCCGACTGGTCCTGCTACAGCCGTTGGTACGGCGCCGACTCCAACACCCCGCTGACCCGCACCGAGGGCGCCTTCAAGCCCCTCTTCGTCATGAACCACTTCCGGGACGTCGCGATCGCCTCCACGGCGTCGAACGACAACACCAAACTCGCCGACCGGGCCCAGCGGTTCTGCCGGCCGGCCGCCCGCAAGAAGCCCAACTTCCTCGCCGTGGACCGCTACGACCTGGGGGATCCGGCCTCGGCGGTGGCCACGCTGAACACCTACGTGTATCCGTAA